A window of the Citrus sinensis cultivar Valencia sweet orange chromosome 9, DVS_A1.0, whole genome shotgun sequence genome harbors these coding sequences:
- the LOC102627414 gene encoding uncharacterized protein LOC102627414 isoform X5 — MRSESETDEDQRSQYLSKSDDDTSSSMFRKKSKILYTRNELISLSELDSCQKLPIGLDQSILGELSISWTGLLHSCHNSVVKGSEYHLPKRSDGAYRPPHLCKAKIQSRAENEDFYNNETFGSSENLSQESAEEERRRRDSFELMRKEQLKAFQEKQNKILDEHKENLDPEIGLLLEANGNCKRFMNKYNESEESVASQAEAGDPAGHALASTFLLPAVLESRSLTKSLTSTFTSEPCDTKRDQIKGYGLHSSGLDDQFLGEKEPAGGISSGYLKEGFEVHGPQNEEVARQNSANLPSGRNEPVQTLMASTTSSAIDEIFEQLHYRNKRNVTPLVLPHEYFELSTLPDPIELYSTNHHSVKGWSTKNRKGKYPTSAADHASSQFLSLEKKGLCQTDAETSSKLNRETLDKLCFSEIEGFPKDSQTTEFSSIQRDSLGMLTRNDVLKPHRFSNESGSMKINCEGIMSSSWTKQTVASKIEENLSISDDNQTKIGFNLGSEPACMHPNSADELFLPDEDSLITADDYILPLESTSMSAGRLFKDNLLTSSSQVDVNDKLADLNPFLGEKRSTQLGLEGPVFDSYDKMGLESFYAALHTQHCFPQFGHCQMNPGRANFKSSDAQQVQIPASNSKTNIYTPQPLCFQSNVLADPFRHPHADLRRFGHPTNSPLPQQMPGPNNFSHHLVHGFPRGLPSSHPNGGMTSNGQELYPPQHLPYHYQRQNYGPFRVPNSGHTAGVIGYPAAVGKPFRMEERSRQTHPLPDVGRGSGNFGKQVDTGFWY, encoded by the exons ATGAGATCAGAAAGTGAAACTGATGAGGATCAACGTTCACAGTACCTGTCAAAATCAGACGACGATACTTCAAGTTCAATGTTCCGCAA AAAGTCAAAAATATTGTATACACGAAATGAGCTCATTTCTTTATCTGAGTTGGATTCATGCCAAAAGCTACCAATTGGCCTGGACCAATCGATTTTAGG TGAACTTAGCATTTCTTGGACTGGATTATTGCATTCTTGTCATAATTCAG TGGTTAAAGGCAGTGAATATCATCTACCCAAGAGGAGTGATGGGGCTTATCGGCCTCCGCATCTCTGTAAG GCTAAAATACAATCTAGGGCAGAGAACGAGGACTTCTATAACAATGAGACATTTGGTTCTTCCGAGAATCTGAGTCAGGAGAGTGCAGAGGAGGAAAGAAGGAGAAGAG ATTCATTTGAGCTGATGAGAAAGGAACAGCTCAAAGCTTTTCaggagaaacaaaataaaattcttgatgAGCATAAAGAGAACTTGGACCCAGAAATTGGCCTGCTTCTGGAGGCTAATGGAAATTGTAAGAGGTTTATGAACAAATACAATGAGTCAGAGGAATCTGTGGCCTCTCAAGCTGAAGCTGGCGACCCTGCTGGTCATGCTTTAGCATCCACATTTCTTCTTCCCGCAGTTCTTGAAAGCAGATCCCTTACAAAATCCTTAACAAGTACCTTTACATCAGAG CCCTGTGACACTAAAAGAGATCAGATCAAGGGCTATGGGTTGCATTCTTCTGGTTTAGATGATCAGTTTCTTGGAG AGAAGGAGCCAGCTGGTGGCATCTCATCTGGTTACTTGAAAGAGGGTTTTGAAGTGCATGGACCACAGAATGAAGAAGTTGCCCGGCAGAACTCTGCAAATTTACCTTCAGGAAGAAATGAACCTGTTCAGACTCTTATGGCATCTACCACCTCTTCAGCCATTGATGAGATCTTTGAGCAATTGCATTATAGGAATAAACGGAATGTGACTCCATTAGTTCTTCCTCATGAATACTTTGAACTATCCACGCTGCCAGATCCCATTGAACTTTACTCGACTAACCATCACTCTGTGAAAGGCTGGAGTACTAAAAATAGAAAGGGAAAGTATCCAACTTCTGCTGCTGATCATGCTTCGTCTCAGTTCCTCTCTTTGGAAAAAAAGGGGCTATGCCAAACAGACGCAGAAACATCTTCAAAGCTAAACAGGGAAACCTTAGATAAACTTTGTTTTTCCGAAATTGAAG GTTTCCCAAAGGATTCGCAAACAACTGAATTTTCCAGTATTCAAAGAGACTCTCTCGGCATGCTTACAAGGAATGATGTATTGAAGCCTCACAGGTTTTCTAATGAATCTGGATCCATGAAGATAAATTGTGAAGGTATCATGTCCTCAAGCTGGACTAAGCAAACTGTAGCAAGTAAAATTGAGGAGAATCTATCAATCTCCGATGATAACCAGACCAAAATAGGATTTAATCTTGGAAGTGAGCCAGCTTGTATGCATCCCAATTCAGCAGATGAACTTTTTTTACCGGATGAGGATAGTTTGATTACAGCGGATGACTACATACTTCCGCTAGAATCCACTTCCATGTCTGCCGGTCGTTTGTTTAAAGATAATTTGTTGACCTCAAGTTCCCAAGTTGATGTTAATGACAAGCTAGCAGATCTGAACCCATTTCTTGGTGAGAAAAGATCTACTCAACTTGGTTTAGAGGGTCCTGTTTTTGATTCATATGATAAAATGGGCCTGGAGAGTTTTTATGCAGCTTTGCATACCCAGCATTGTTTCCCACAATTCGGGCACTGTCAGATGAATCCAGGGAGGGCTAATTTCAAATCTTCAGATGCTCAGCAAGTTCAAATACCAGCATCAAATTCAAAGACCAATATTTACACTCCACAGCCACTCTGTTTCCAATCAAATGTGCTTGCTGATCCATTCCGACACCCTCATGCTGATCTAAGAAGGTTTGGTCATCCTACAAATAGTCCTCTGCCACAGCAAATGCCGGGTCCAAACAATTTTTCTCATCACCTAGTTCATGGATTTCCAAGAGGTTTGCCTTCTTCTCATCCCAATGGCGGAATGACTTCTAATGGTCAGGAGCTATACCCACCTCAACATTTACCTTACCATTATCAGCGACAAAATTATGGGCCCTTCAGAGTGCCAAACTCTg GTCATACTGCTGGTGTTATCGGTTATCCAGCTGCAGTTGGTAAGCCGTTTCGGATGGAAGAAAGATCAAGACAGACACATCCCTTACCTGATGTTGGTCGTGGTTCAGGAAACTTTGGCAAACAGGTGGACACGGGATTTTG GTACTAG
- the LOC102627414 gene encoding uncharacterized protein LOC102627414 isoform X1 → MRSESETDEDQRSQYLSKSDDDTSSSMFRKKSKILYTRNELISLSELDSCQKLPIGLDQSILGSELSISWTGLLHSCHNSDSGTFHGYLPRHLHPNQECDLSRSGDIASNCVSEATDSVVKGSEYHLPKRSDGAYRPPHLCKAKIQSRAENEDFYNNETFGSSENLSQESAEEERRRRDSFELMRKEQLKAFQEKQNKILDEHKENLDPEIGLLLEANGNCKRFMNKYNESEESVASQAEAGDPAGHALASTFLLPAVLESRSLTKSLTSTFTSEPCDTKRDQIKGYGLHSSGLDDQFLGEKEPAGGISSGYLKEGFEVHGPQNEEVARQNSANLPSGRNEPVQTLMASTTSSAIDEIFEQLHYRNKRNVTPLVLPHEYFELSTLPDPIELYSTNHHSVKGWSTKNRKGKYPTSAADHASSQFLSLEKKGLCQTDAETSSKLNRETLDKLCFSEIEGFPKDSQTTEFSSIQRDSLGMLTRNDVLKPHRFSNESGSMKINCEGIMSSSWTKQTVASKIEENLSISDDNQTKIGFNLGSEPACMHPNSADELFLPDEDSLITADDYILPLESTSMSAGRLFKDNLLTSSSQVDVNDKLADLNPFLGEKRSTQLGLEGPVFDSYDKMGLESFYAALHTQHCFPQFGHCQMNPGRANFKSSDAQQVQIPASNSKTNIYTPQPLCFQSNVLADPFRHPHADLRRFGHPTNSPLPQQMPGPNNFSHHLVHGFPRGLPSSHPNGGMTSNGQELYPPQHLPYHYQRQNYGPFRVPNSGHTAGVIGYPAAVGKPFRMEERSRQTHPLPDVGRGSGNFGKQVDTGFWY, encoded by the exons ATGAGATCAGAAAGTGAAACTGATGAGGATCAACGTTCACAGTACCTGTCAAAATCAGACGACGATACTTCAAGTTCAATGTTCCGCAA AAAGTCAAAAATATTGTATACACGAAATGAGCTCATTTCTTTATCTGAGTTGGATTCATGCCAAAAGCTACCAATTGGCCTGGACCAATCGATTTTAGG CAGTGAACTTAGCATTTCTTGGACTGGATTATTGCATTCTTGTCATAATTCAG ACTCTGGCACATTTCATGGCTACCTGCCTCGACATTTGCACCCTAATCAAGAATGTGATCTTAGCAGAAGTGGTGATATTGCATCTAATTGTGTTTCTGAGGCTACTGATTCAGTGGTTAAAGGCAGTGAATATCATCTACCCAAGAGGAGTGATGGGGCTTATCGGCCTCCGCATCTCTGTAAG GCTAAAATACAATCTAGGGCAGAGAACGAGGACTTCTATAACAATGAGACATTTGGTTCTTCCGAGAATCTGAGTCAGGAGAGTGCAGAGGAGGAAAGAAGGAGAAGAG ATTCATTTGAGCTGATGAGAAAGGAACAGCTCAAAGCTTTTCaggagaaacaaaataaaattcttgatgAGCATAAAGAGAACTTGGACCCAGAAATTGGCCTGCTTCTGGAGGCTAATGGAAATTGTAAGAGGTTTATGAACAAATACAATGAGTCAGAGGAATCTGTGGCCTCTCAAGCTGAAGCTGGCGACCCTGCTGGTCATGCTTTAGCATCCACATTTCTTCTTCCCGCAGTTCTTGAAAGCAGATCCCTTACAAAATCCTTAACAAGTACCTTTACATCAGAG CCCTGTGACACTAAAAGAGATCAGATCAAGGGCTATGGGTTGCATTCTTCTGGTTTAGATGATCAGTTTCTTGGAG AGAAGGAGCCAGCTGGTGGCATCTCATCTGGTTACTTGAAAGAGGGTTTTGAAGTGCATGGACCACAGAATGAAGAAGTTGCCCGGCAGAACTCTGCAAATTTACCTTCAGGAAGAAATGAACCTGTTCAGACTCTTATGGCATCTACCACCTCTTCAGCCATTGATGAGATCTTTGAGCAATTGCATTATAGGAATAAACGGAATGTGACTCCATTAGTTCTTCCTCATGAATACTTTGAACTATCCACGCTGCCAGATCCCATTGAACTTTACTCGACTAACCATCACTCTGTGAAAGGCTGGAGTACTAAAAATAGAAAGGGAAAGTATCCAACTTCTGCTGCTGATCATGCTTCGTCTCAGTTCCTCTCTTTGGAAAAAAAGGGGCTATGCCAAACAGACGCAGAAACATCTTCAAAGCTAAACAGGGAAACCTTAGATAAACTTTGTTTTTCCGAAATTGAAG GTTTCCCAAAGGATTCGCAAACAACTGAATTTTCCAGTATTCAAAGAGACTCTCTCGGCATGCTTACAAGGAATGATGTATTGAAGCCTCACAGGTTTTCTAATGAATCTGGATCCATGAAGATAAATTGTGAAGGTATCATGTCCTCAAGCTGGACTAAGCAAACTGTAGCAAGTAAAATTGAGGAGAATCTATCAATCTCCGATGATAACCAGACCAAAATAGGATTTAATCTTGGAAGTGAGCCAGCTTGTATGCATCCCAATTCAGCAGATGAACTTTTTTTACCGGATGAGGATAGTTTGATTACAGCGGATGACTACATACTTCCGCTAGAATCCACTTCCATGTCTGCCGGTCGTTTGTTTAAAGATAATTTGTTGACCTCAAGTTCCCAAGTTGATGTTAATGACAAGCTAGCAGATCTGAACCCATTTCTTGGTGAGAAAAGATCTACTCAACTTGGTTTAGAGGGTCCTGTTTTTGATTCATATGATAAAATGGGCCTGGAGAGTTTTTATGCAGCTTTGCATACCCAGCATTGTTTCCCACAATTCGGGCACTGTCAGATGAATCCAGGGAGGGCTAATTTCAAATCTTCAGATGCTCAGCAAGTTCAAATACCAGCATCAAATTCAAAGACCAATATTTACACTCCACAGCCACTCTGTTTCCAATCAAATGTGCTTGCTGATCCATTCCGACACCCTCATGCTGATCTAAGAAGGTTTGGTCATCCTACAAATAGTCCTCTGCCACAGCAAATGCCGGGTCCAAACAATTTTTCTCATCACCTAGTTCATGGATTTCCAAGAGGTTTGCCTTCTTCTCATCCCAATGGCGGAATGACTTCTAATGGTCAGGAGCTATACCCACCTCAACATTTACCTTACCATTATCAGCGACAAAATTATGGGCCCTTCAGAGTGCCAAACTCTg GTCATACTGCTGGTGTTATCGGTTATCCAGCTGCAGTTGGTAAGCCGTTTCGGATGGAAGAAAGATCAAGACAGACACATCCCTTACCTGATGTTGGTCGTGGTTCAGGAAACTTTGGCAAACAGGTGGACACGGGATTTTG GTACTAG
- the LOC102627414 gene encoding uncharacterized protein LOC102627414 isoform X3 gives MRSESETDEDQRSQYLSKSDDDTSSSMFRKKSKILYTRNELISLSELDSCQKLPIGLDQSILGSELSISWTGLLHSCHNSDSGTFHGYLPRHLHPNQECDLSRSGDIASNCVSEATDSVVKGSEYHLPKRSDGAYRPPHLCKAKIQSRAENEDFYNNETFGSSENLSQESAEEERRRRDSFELMRKEQLKAFQEKQNKILDEHKENLDPEIGLLLEANGNCKRFMNKYNESEESVASQAEAGDPAGHALASTFLLPAVLESRSLTKSLTSTFTSEPCDTKRDQIKGYGLHSSGLDDQFLGEKEPAGGISSGYLKEGFEVHGPQNEEVARQNSANLPSGRNEPVQTLMASTTSSAIDEIFEQLHYRNKRNVTPLVLPHEYFELSTLPDPIELYSTNHHSVKGWSTKNRKGKYPTSAADHASSQFLSLEKKGLCQTDAETSSKLNRETLDKLCFSEIEGFPKDSQTTEFSSIQRDSLGMLTRNDVLKPHRFSNESGSMKINCEGIMSSSWTKQTVASKIEENLSISDDNQTKIGFNLGSEPACMHPNSADELFLPDEDSLITADDYILPLESTSMSAGRLFKDNLLTSSSQVDVNDKLADLNPFLALHTQHCFPQFGHCQMNPGRANFKSSDAQQVQIPASNSKTNIYTPQPLCFQSNVLADPFRHPHADLRRFGHPTNSPLPQQMPGPNNFSHHLVHGFPRGLPSSHPNGGMTSNGQELYPPQHLPYHYQRQNYGPFRVPNSGHTAGVIGYPAAVGKPFRMEERSRQTHPLPDVGRGSGNFGKQVDTGFWY, from the exons ATGAGATCAGAAAGTGAAACTGATGAGGATCAACGTTCACAGTACCTGTCAAAATCAGACGACGATACTTCAAGTTCAATGTTCCGCAA AAAGTCAAAAATATTGTATACACGAAATGAGCTCATTTCTTTATCTGAGTTGGATTCATGCCAAAAGCTACCAATTGGCCTGGACCAATCGATTTTAGG CAGTGAACTTAGCATTTCTTGGACTGGATTATTGCATTCTTGTCATAATTCAG ACTCTGGCACATTTCATGGCTACCTGCCTCGACATTTGCACCCTAATCAAGAATGTGATCTTAGCAGAAGTGGTGATATTGCATCTAATTGTGTTTCTGAGGCTACTGATTCAGTGGTTAAAGGCAGTGAATATCATCTACCCAAGAGGAGTGATGGGGCTTATCGGCCTCCGCATCTCTGTAAG GCTAAAATACAATCTAGGGCAGAGAACGAGGACTTCTATAACAATGAGACATTTGGTTCTTCCGAGAATCTGAGTCAGGAGAGTGCAGAGGAGGAAAGAAGGAGAAGAG ATTCATTTGAGCTGATGAGAAAGGAACAGCTCAAAGCTTTTCaggagaaacaaaataaaattcttgatgAGCATAAAGAGAACTTGGACCCAGAAATTGGCCTGCTTCTGGAGGCTAATGGAAATTGTAAGAGGTTTATGAACAAATACAATGAGTCAGAGGAATCTGTGGCCTCTCAAGCTGAAGCTGGCGACCCTGCTGGTCATGCTTTAGCATCCACATTTCTTCTTCCCGCAGTTCTTGAAAGCAGATCCCTTACAAAATCCTTAACAAGTACCTTTACATCAGAG CCCTGTGACACTAAAAGAGATCAGATCAAGGGCTATGGGTTGCATTCTTCTGGTTTAGATGATCAGTTTCTTGGAG AGAAGGAGCCAGCTGGTGGCATCTCATCTGGTTACTTGAAAGAGGGTTTTGAAGTGCATGGACCACAGAATGAAGAAGTTGCCCGGCAGAACTCTGCAAATTTACCTTCAGGAAGAAATGAACCTGTTCAGACTCTTATGGCATCTACCACCTCTTCAGCCATTGATGAGATCTTTGAGCAATTGCATTATAGGAATAAACGGAATGTGACTCCATTAGTTCTTCCTCATGAATACTTTGAACTATCCACGCTGCCAGATCCCATTGAACTTTACTCGACTAACCATCACTCTGTGAAAGGCTGGAGTACTAAAAATAGAAAGGGAAAGTATCCAACTTCTGCTGCTGATCATGCTTCGTCTCAGTTCCTCTCTTTGGAAAAAAAGGGGCTATGCCAAACAGACGCAGAAACATCTTCAAAGCTAAACAGGGAAACCTTAGATAAACTTTGTTTTTCCGAAATTGAAG GTTTCCCAAAGGATTCGCAAACAACTGAATTTTCCAGTATTCAAAGAGACTCTCTCGGCATGCTTACAAGGAATGATGTATTGAAGCCTCACAGGTTTTCTAATGAATCTGGATCCATGAAGATAAATTGTGAAGGTATCATGTCCTCAAGCTGGACTAAGCAAACTGTAGCAAGTAAAATTGAGGAGAATCTATCAATCTCCGATGATAACCAGACCAAAATAGGATTTAATCTTGGAAGTGAGCCAGCTTGTATGCATCCCAATTCAGCAGATGAACTTTTTTTACCGGATGAGGATAGTTTGATTACAGCGGATGACTACATACTTCCGCTAGAATCCACTTCCATGTCTGCCGGTCGTTTGTTTAAAGATAATTTGTTGACCTCAAGTTCCCAAGTTGATGTTAATGACAAGCTAGCAGATCTGAACCCATTTCTTG CTTTGCATACCCAGCATTGTTTCCCACAATTCGGGCACTGTCAGATGAATCCAGGGAGGGCTAATTTCAAATCTTCAGATGCTCAGCAAGTTCAAATACCAGCATCAAATTCAAAGACCAATATTTACACTCCACAGCCACTCTGTTTCCAATCAAATGTGCTTGCTGATCCATTCCGACACCCTCATGCTGATCTAAGAAGGTTTGGTCATCCTACAAATAGTCCTCTGCCACAGCAAATGCCGGGTCCAAACAATTTTTCTCATCACCTAGTTCATGGATTTCCAAGAGGTTTGCCTTCTTCTCATCCCAATGGCGGAATGACTTCTAATGGTCAGGAGCTATACCCACCTCAACATTTACCTTACCATTATCAGCGACAAAATTATGGGCCCTTCAGAGTGCCAAACTCTg GTCATACTGCTGGTGTTATCGGTTATCCAGCTGCAGTTGGTAAGCCGTTTCGGATGGAAGAAAGATCAAGACAGACACATCCCTTACCTGATGTTGGTCGTGGTTCAGGAAACTTTGGCAAACAGGTGGACACGGGATTTTG GTACTAG
- the LOC102627414 gene encoding uncharacterized protein LOC102627414 isoform X4: MRSESETDEDQRSQYLSKSDDDTSSSMFRKKSKILYTRNELISLSELDSCQKLPIGLDQSILGSELSISWTGLLHSCHNSVVKGSEYHLPKRSDGAYRPPHLCKAKIQSRAENEDFYNNETFGSSENLSQESAEEERRRRDSFELMRKEQLKAFQEKQNKILDEHKENLDPEIGLLLEANGNCKRFMNKYNESEESVASQAEAGDPAGHALASTFLLPAVLESRSLTKSLTSTFTSEPCDTKRDQIKGYGLHSSGLDDQFLGEKEPAGGISSGYLKEGFEVHGPQNEEVARQNSANLPSGRNEPVQTLMASTTSSAIDEIFEQLHYRNKRNVTPLVLPHEYFELSTLPDPIELYSTNHHSVKGWSTKNRKGKYPTSAADHASSQFLSLEKKGLCQTDAETSSKLNRETLDKLCFSEIEGFPKDSQTTEFSSIQRDSLGMLTRNDVLKPHRFSNESGSMKINCEGIMSSSWTKQTVASKIEENLSISDDNQTKIGFNLGSEPACMHPNSADELFLPDEDSLITADDYILPLESTSMSAGRLFKDNLLTSSSQVDVNDKLADLNPFLGEKRSTQLGLEGPVFDSYDKMGLESFYAALHTQHCFPQFGHCQMNPGRANFKSSDAQQVQIPASNSKTNIYTPQPLCFQSNVLADPFRHPHADLRRFGHPTNSPLPQQMPGPNNFSHHLVHGFPRGLPSSHPNGGMTSNGQELYPPQHLPYHYQRQNYGPFRVPNSGHTAGVIGYPAAVGKPFRMEERSRQTHPLPDVGRGSGNFGKQVDTGFWY; the protein is encoded by the exons ATGAGATCAGAAAGTGAAACTGATGAGGATCAACGTTCACAGTACCTGTCAAAATCAGACGACGATACTTCAAGTTCAATGTTCCGCAA AAAGTCAAAAATATTGTATACACGAAATGAGCTCATTTCTTTATCTGAGTTGGATTCATGCCAAAAGCTACCAATTGGCCTGGACCAATCGATTTTAGG CAGTGAACTTAGCATTTCTTGGACTGGATTATTGCATTCTTGTCATAATTCAG TGGTTAAAGGCAGTGAATATCATCTACCCAAGAGGAGTGATGGGGCTTATCGGCCTCCGCATCTCTGTAAG GCTAAAATACAATCTAGGGCAGAGAACGAGGACTTCTATAACAATGAGACATTTGGTTCTTCCGAGAATCTGAGTCAGGAGAGTGCAGAGGAGGAAAGAAGGAGAAGAG ATTCATTTGAGCTGATGAGAAAGGAACAGCTCAAAGCTTTTCaggagaaacaaaataaaattcttgatgAGCATAAAGAGAACTTGGACCCAGAAATTGGCCTGCTTCTGGAGGCTAATGGAAATTGTAAGAGGTTTATGAACAAATACAATGAGTCAGAGGAATCTGTGGCCTCTCAAGCTGAAGCTGGCGACCCTGCTGGTCATGCTTTAGCATCCACATTTCTTCTTCCCGCAGTTCTTGAAAGCAGATCCCTTACAAAATCCTTAACAAGTACCTTTACATCAGAG CCCTGTGACACTAAAAGAGATCAGATCAAGGGCTATGGGTTGCATTCTTCTGGTTTAGATGATCAGTTTCTTGGAG AGAAGGAGCCAGCTGGTGGCATCTCATCTGGTTACTTGAAAGAGGGTTTTGAAGTGCATGGACCACAGAATGAAGAAGTTGCCCGGCAGAACTCTGCAAATTTACCTTCAGGAAGAAATGAACCTGTTCAGACTCTTATGGCATCTACCACCTCTTCAGCCATTGATGAGATCTTTGAGCAATTGCATTATAGGAATAAACGGAATGTGACTCCATTAGTTCTTCCTCATGAATACTTTGAACTATCCACGCTGCCAGATCCCATTGAACTTTACTCGACTAACCATCACTCTGTGAAAGGCTGGAGTACTAAAAATAGAAAGGGAAAGTATCCAACTTCTGCTGCTGATCATGCTTCGTCTCAGTTCCTCTCTTTGGAAAAAAAGGGGCTATGCCAAACAGACGCAGAAACATCTTCAAAGCTAAACAGGGAAACCTTAGATAAACTTTGTTTTTCCGAAATTGAAG GTTTCCCAAAGGATTCGCAAACAACTGAATTTTCCAGTATTCAAAGAGACTCTCTCGGCATGCTTACAAGGAATGATGTATTGAAGCCTCACAGGTTTTCTAATGAATCTGGATCCATGAAGATAAATTGTGAAGGTATCATGTCCTCAAGCTGGACTAAGCAAACTGTAGCAAGTAAAATTGAGGAGAATCTATCAATCTCCGATGATAACCAGACCAAAATAGGATTTAATCTTGGAAGTGAGCCAGCTTGTATGCATCCCAATTCAGCAGATGAACTTTTTTTACCGGATGAGGATAGTTTGATTACAGCGGATGACTACATACTTCCGCTAGAATCCACTTCCATGTCTGCCGGTCGTTTGTTTAAAGATAATTTGTTGACCTCAAGTTCCCAAGTTGATGTTAATGACAAGCTAGCAGATCTGAACCCATTTCTTGGTGAGAAAAGATCTACTCAACTTGGTTTAGAGGGTCCTGTTTTTGATTCATATGATAAAATGGGCCTGGAGAGTTTTTATGCAGCTTTGCATACCCAGCATTGTTTCCCACAATTCGGGCACTGTCAGATGAATCCAGGGAGGGCTAATTTCAAATCTTCAGATGCTCAGCAAGTTCAAATACCAGCATCAAATTCAAAGACCAATATTTACACTCCACAGCCACTCTGTTTCCAATCAAATGTGCTTGCTGATCCATTCCGACACCCTCATGCTGATCTAAGAAGGTTTGGTCATCCTACAAATAGTCCTCTGCCACAGCAAATGCCGGGTCCAAACAATTTTTCTCATCACCTAGTTCATGGATTTCCAAGAGGTTTGCCTTCTTCTCATCCCAATGGCGGAATGACTTCTAATGGTCAGGAGCTATACCCACCTCAACATTTACCTTACCATTATCAGCGACAAAATTATGGGCCCTTCAGAGTGCCAAACTCTg GTCATACTGCTGGTGTTATCGGTTATCCAGCTGCAGTTGGTAAGCCGTTTCGGATGGAAGAAAGATCAAGACAGACACATCCCTTACCTGATGTTGGTCGTGGTTCAGGAAACTTTGGCAAACAGGTGGACACGGGATTTTG GTACTAG